A part of Drosophila bipectinata strain 14024-0381.07 chromosome 3L, DbipHiC1v2, whole genome shotgun sequence genomic DNA contains:
- the LOC108126272 gene encoding uncharacterized protein, producing the protein MFSKFLALCLFALVAVACAKPQFLTAYSAAAPVVAASPYAAYTGGLYASPYSAAYTSGVYASPYAYSAAYPYSSLYLRR; encoded by the exons ATGTTCTCCAAGTTT CTCGCCCTCTGCCTGTTCGCTCTGGTGGCCGTGGCCTGCGCCAAGCCGCAGTTCCTGACCGCCTACAGCGCCGCCGCCCCCGTCGTGGCCGCCTCCCCCTACGCCGCCTACACCGGCGGCCTCTACGCCTCCCCCTACTCGGCCGCCTACACCAGCGGCGTCTACGCCTCCCCCTACGCCTACAGCGCCGCCTACCCCTACAGCTCCCTCTACCTGCGGCGCTAA